One window of Candidatus Nitrospira kreftii genomic DNA carries:
- a CDS encoding Bifunctional adenosylcobalamin biosynthesis protein CobP, whose product MLPRKSSRRQSAQPANNRIILVLGGAASGKSEVALRLAGLGGPHAFVATGQGLDDEMIERIARHRATRSPVWETVEEPIEVEAWIAKHGSRYRTILLDCVTLWLSNLIGSGLSEATVLQRVASLMPAMRATTARIVIVSNELGLGLVPAEPMVRAFRDLAGRVNQHIAGEADEVRFVISGLALRLK is encoded by the coding sequence ATGTTGCCAAGAAAGTCGAGTAGGCGACAATCAGCACAGCCGGCCAACAATCGAATTATTCTTGTGCTGGGTGGTGCTGCATCCGGCAAGAGTGAAGTAGCACTGCGCCTTGCTGGTTTGGGTGGCCCTCACGCGTTCGTCGCGACAGGTCAGGGATTGGATGATGAGATGATAGAGCGAATTGCCAGGCATCGCGCCACACGGTCACCGGTTTGGGAGACGGTTGAGGAGCCGATCGAGGTGGAGGCGTGGATTGCCAAACACGGATCTCGGTACCGGACGATTCTCCTGGATTGCGTCACGCTCTGGCTGAGTAATCTCATCGGAAGCGGGTTGTCAGAAGCTACGGTGCTGCAGCGAGTTGCTTCACTCATGCCGGCTATGCGGGCAACGACGGCACGAATCGTGATCGTCAGCAATGAATTGGGATTGGGGCTGGTCCCTGCCGAGCCTATGGTGCGTGCCTTTCGAGATCTTGCCGGGCGGGTGAATCAGCACATTGCTGGAGAGGCGGATGAGGTTCGTTTTGTTATCAGTGGGCTGGCGCTTCGATTGAAATGA
- a CDS encoding nicotinate-nucleotide dimethylbenzimidazole-P phosphoribosyl transferase has product MLIKDLCSRIQPLDTMLRAKAQGRLDRLTKPLGSLGRLEELAASYVAMTGELKPKVPRGVVFTFAADHGVATEGVSAYPSEVTPQMVFNFLRGGAGVNVLARHAGVDVRVVDIGVDYEFGIVPGLLDRKIMKGTRNLSVEPAMTRSQAERALMVGIELAAGAVQEGIGLIGTGEMGIGNTTPSAAITAVMTGRSVEEVTGCGTGIDESGRTHKVAVIQQALDLHHPNQVDPLDVLAKVGGLEIGGLAGLILGAAAARVPVILDGFIAGAAALIAVGIQPLCRDYLIASHRSVEQGHLAILDHLGLKALLDLELRLGEGTGSCLGMDLLCAAIKIYTEMATFEEAGVSDKA; this is encoded by the coding sequence ATGTTGATCAAAGATCTCTGTAGTCGAATTCAACCGCTCGATACCATGCTGCGTGCAAAGGCGCAAGGGCGATTAGATCGGCTGACGAAACCGCTCGGCAGTCTTGGGCGGCTTGAGGAATTGGCGGCGTCATATGTTGCAATGACCGGTGAGTTGAAGCCGAAGGTCCCGCGTGGAGTCGTCTTCACCTTTGCCGCAGACCATGGTGTGGCAACGGAGGGAGTCAGTGCCTATCCGAGCGAAGTCACTCCTCAAATGGTGTTTAACTTTCTAAGAGGCGGTGCAGGTGTGAATGTGCTGGCACGGCATGCCGGTGTGGATGTGCGCGTGGTGGATATCGGAGTCGATTATGAGTTTGGGATTGTGCCTGGTCTGCTTGATCGAAAGATTATGAAAGGCACGCGTAATCTGTCGGTTGAGCCGGCCATGACACGGAGTCAGGCGGAACGAGCTCTGATGGTCGGAATCGAGCTGGCGGCCGGTGCAGTGCAAGAGGGGATCGGGCTGATCGGTACCGGCGAGATGGGCATCGGCAATACAACACCGAGCGCTGCCATCACCGCTGTGATGACCGGTCGGTCGGTGGAAGAGGTGACAGGGTGTGGAACCGGTATCGACGAATCTGGACGCACGCATAAGGTGGCGGTGATTCAACAAGCCTTGGACCTTCACCATCCCAATCAGGTGGATCCGTTAGATGTGTTGGCAAAGGTTGGGGGTCTAGAAATCGGTGGGCTAGCTGGTCTCATCCTCGGCGCGGCGGCTGCTCGGGTACCGGTGATATTGGATGGCTTTATCGCCGGTGCTGCGGCGCTGATTGCGGTGGGAATTCAACCGTTATGTCGCGACTACCTCATCGCCTCCCACCGATCAGTCGAGCAGGGACATCTCGCGATCCTGGATCATCTTGGACTCAAAGCACTGTTGGATCTGGAGTTAAGGCTTGGTGAAGGGACGGGCTCCTGCTTGGGCATGGACCTGCTCTGCGCCGCGATTAAGATCTACACCGAGATGGCAACATTTGAAGAAGCCGGAGTGTCTGACAAGGCCTAG
- a CDS encoding Adenosylcobinamide-GDP ribazoletransferase — protein sequence MGTVARPFIFAWHFLTTIPLSRTHHEPTAPELAASMAWYSTVGLILGGILALSHIVLSRVFAQEVVNILLIVLLVSLTRGLHQDGLADTLDGLAGGRTPDDRLSIMRDPRIGAIGATGLFLSLILRYAGLLALPQSLRVPALVCMPALGRCAMVVLAWLVPYARAEGGLASPFLAHLSVFHVMGSMLVLTAALMVGFGVTATIVILLGSCMIIFAVQAVCRTFIGGITGDTLGATNEIVEITFLLLIPLVIVLS from the coding sequence ATGGGAACGGTTGCTCGTCCGTTCATCTTTGCGTGGCATTTTCTGACGACCATTCCCCTGAGTCGGACTCATCATGAGCCCACTGCGCCGGAACTAGCTGCGTCGATGGCGTGGTATTCCACGGTTGGCCTTATCCTCGGTGGGATATTAGCGTTATCCCATATCGTGTTGAGCCGTGTCTTTGCACAGGAGGTCGTGAACATTCTGCTGATCGTGCTGCTGGTGTCGCTCACTCGCGGACTGCACCAGGATGGCTTGGCAGATACACTTGATGGGCTCGCAGGTGGCCGGACTCCGGACGATCGCCTATCGATTATGCGCGATCCAAGAATCGGCGCGATCGGGGCGACCGGTCTGTTTTTATCCTTGATCCTTCGTTATGCGGGGCTGCTGGCACTTCCTCAATCACTCCGGGTTCCAGCGTTGGTGTGCATGCCGGCGCTGGGGCGGTGCGCCATGGTCGTGCTGGCTTGGTTGGTTCCCTATGCAAGAGCAGAAGGAGGTTTGGCATCTCCGTTTCTTGCTCATTTGTCGGTCTTCCATGTGATGGGCTCGATGTTGGTGCTGACGGCGGCGCTTATGGTTGGATTTGGTGTCACCGCCACAATTGTGATATTGCTTGGGAGTTGCATGATCATCTTTGCGGTTCAAGCCGTGTGTCGCACGTTTATCGGTGGGATTACAGGAGATACGTTAGGTGCCACAAACGAGATTGTGGAAATCACATTCCTTCTCCTCATTCCTCTCGTAATTGTCCTGTCATGA
- a CDS encoding Cobalamin biosynthesis protein CobD, whose amino-acid sequence MMGGELLAAAGLDAVAGDPRWFPHPVRGIGIIIRWCDDNIRKVSRHPAVLRAAGIVLALGLPLLVFVLSYEVMVMADEIVWWLGSLVSIGLAWTTLAARDLWSHVQAVSEPLGRGNLSEARRAVGMIVGRDTDRLSQEDVIRATIETTAESISDGIIAPLFYLALGGAPLALAYKAVNTLDSMIGHKDERYVDFGWASARLDDFANWAPARLSAVLIVVVGALVMGESARIRMGWGVLRRDGNRHPSPNSGRPEAAMAGFLGIRLGGSNVYHGIPNDRPLIGLGGRQPILKDIEIASRIIIGVSLLGLLLTMGVMWLV is encoded by the coding sequence ATGATGGGAGGGGAACTTTTAGCCGCTGCAGGTCTCGATGCCGTTGCGGGCGACCCACGCTGGTTTCCTCATCCAGTTCGGGGGATTGGCATCATCATTAGATGGTGCGACGACAATATCAGAAAGGTTTCGCGTCATCCCGCTGTCCTTCGGGCGGCCGGGATTGTCCTCGCCCTGGGTTTGCCTTTGCTTGTGTTTGTTCTCAGCTATGAAGTGATGGTCATGGCTGACGAGATAGTCTGGTGGCTCGGGAGCCTCGTCTCGATTGGGCTTGCTTGGACGACGCTCGCTGCGCGCGACCTGTGGAGTCATGTTCAGGCAGTGAGTGAACCGCTAGGTCGAGGTAATCTCTCTGAGGCTCGACGGGCAGTTGGGATGATTGTTGGCCGGGATACCGATCGGTTGTCGCAGGAGGATGTCATCCGTGCCACGATCGAGACAACGGCTGAAAGTATCAGTGACGGAATCATAGCCCCCTTGTTCTATCTTGCTCTCGGTGGCGCCCCTCTGGCTCTTGCCTACAAGGCAGTGAACACGTTGGACTCGATGATTGGTCATAAGGATGAGCGCTATGTCGATTTTGGGTGGGCATCTGCTCGACTGGATGACTTTGCGAACTGGGCTCCGGCTCGTCTATCTGCCGTCCTTATTGTTGTTGTCGGCGCGTTGGTCATGGGTGAGAGTGCTCGGATCAGAATGGGGTGGGGTGTGCTGCGGCGTGACGGCAACAGGCACCCCAGTCCCAACAGTGGGAGGCCGGAGGCTGCGATGGCTGGTTTCTTGGGGATTCGCTTAGGAGGAAGTAACGTCTATCATGGAATACCCAACGACCGACCCCTAATCGGGCTGGGCGGGCGTCAACCGATTTTGAAGGACATTGAGATCGCATCTCGGATCATCATTGGTGTCTCTCTTTTAGGTCTGTTGTTGACCATGGGAGTCATGTGGCTCGTCTAA
- a CDS encoding Threonine-phosphate decarboxylase yields MARLRNAIHGGNVYAASRDLGRSVRNLIDFSASINPLGPSPRVWRAIADSRHLLSHYPDPDCWELRQALAKCWERQPDEIAVGNGSTELIDVFPRALKIRHLLVIHPTFSEYVATMERVGGRVSAVCAKRTEQYMQPIKDLCRVLDARRPKSSAIDGVMLCNPNSPTGQACTVDEVWRLADLAQRRGIWLIIDEAFADYCAERSFLPVAVAWPRVVILRSVTKFYALPGLRVGYAVAKPTVVEALRRQMPPWSVNVMGQAAALAAVNDSGYARKSVCFMDCERERLGIMLAALPYCVVTPSYANYFFLELPRGWSAREVSAALRGDGLLIRDCSTVPGANARSIRLAVRSHDENVRLIQALSGLLRQKRS; encoded by the coding sequence GTGGCTCGTCTAAGGAATGCGATCCATGGTGGGAACGTCTATGCGGCCTCACGGGATCTCGGTCGAAGTGTTCGTAATCTGATCGACTTCAGTGCCAGCATTAATCCGCTGGGGCCATCTCCACGGGTCTGGCGAGCGATTGCTGATTCTCGTCATCTGCTGTCCCATTACCCCGATCCAGATTGTTGGGAGCTTCGTCAGGCGCTCGCCAAATGCTGGGAGCGACAGCCGGATGAGATTGCGGTTGGAAACGGCTCAACGGAATTGATTGATGTATTCCCTCGTGCACTCAAGATTCGGCATCTGCTCGTCATACACCCTACTTTTTCGGAGTATGTGGCAACGATGGAGCGTGTCGGAGGTCGTGTCAGTGCCGTCTGCGCAAAGCGCACAGAACAGTATATGCAACCGATCAAGGATCTCTGTCGTGTGCTGGATGCACGACGACCCAAGTCCAGTGCGATCGATGGAGTCATGCTGTGCAATCCCAATAGCCCAACTGGGCAAGCCTGCACGGTCGATGAGGTCTGGCGATTGGCGGACCTCGCTCAGCGGCGAGGCATATGGTTGATCATTGATGAGGCATTTGCCGATTACTGTGCTGAACGATCTTTCCTTCCAGTGGCAGTTGCTTGGCCGCGTGTGGTGATCTTGCGCAGCGTAACCAAGTTCTATGCACTGCCCGGCCTTCGGGTTGGGTACGCAGTCGCCAAACCCACCGTGGTCGAAGCGCTCCGCCGGCAGATGCCGCCGTGGTCCGTCAATGTAATGGGGCAAGCGGCAGCGTTGGCTGCTGTGAACGATTCGGGTTATGCTCGAAAAAGCGTGTGTTTCATGGACTGTGAACGAGAACGGCTTGGAATCATGCTGGCTGCCTTACCCTATTGTGTGGTCACGCCATCCTATGCCAATTACTTTTTTCTAGAACTCCCTCGTGGATGGTCCGCGCGTGAAGTCAGTGCCGCGCTGCGAGGCGATGGATTGCTGATCCGTGACTGTTCGACTGTTCCCGGTGCAAATGCTCGTTCGATTCGACTTGCAGTGCGTTCACATGACGAGAATGTTCGCCTAATTCAAGCCTTGTCAGGATTGCTACGGCAAAAAAGATCGTGA
- a CDS encoding hypothetical protein (conserved protein of unknown function), producing the protein MNVRTRKGARIQHQVVGHTLVIRLGGRKRVLSSAPLGGGFGLASSILNDQVEENGPIKGHYLTPAHYLQKLASRLQLSGKTIGLMTAVPMTQLVTTRVAAKELWVECFGTVGVNNAVRVGEWPLRWAPAKAWNKPGTINLIVITNASLSSAAMVGAVQVVTEAKTSVLMDHAVRSKEDQSLATGTGTDAVVIACALRGQGPFHQYSGTHTIIGALIGKAVARCVSLGLVKAEQWQKAFG; encoded by the coding sequence GTGAATGTCCGAACTCGGAAAGGTGCCCGTATTCAGCATCAGGTAGTTGGGCACACGCTTGTGATTCGTCTCGGTGGTCGAAAGCGAGTGCTTTCATCAGCGCCGCTAGGTGGAGGGTTTGGTCTCGCATCATCAATTCTAAACGATCAAGTCGAAGAGAATGGTCCCATTAAGGGGCACTATCTCACGCCGGCGCACTACTTACAAAAACTCGCTTCCCGACTCCAACTCAGTGGTAAAACCATCGGACTCATGACGGCGGTGCCGATGACACAGCTGGTCACGACACGAGTTGCTGCGAAGGAACTCTGGGTGGAATGTTTTGGAACCGTCGGCGTGAACAATGCTGTCCGAGTAGGAGAGTGGCCGCTTCGATGGGCACCAGCAAAGGCATGGAACAAACCGGGCACGATCAATCTCATCGTGATTACCAATGCGAGTCTTTCGAGCGCCGCAATGGTCGGTGCTGTACAGGTCGTTACGGAAGCCAAGACGAGTGTCTTGATGGATCATGCGGTGAGAAGCAAGGAAGACCAGTCTTTGGCAACCGGGACTGGGACAGATGCAGTCGTCATTGCGTGTGCGTTGCGTGGACAAGGACCGTTTCACCAATACAGTGGGACTCACACAATCATCGGTGCACTCATCGGAAAAGCGGTCGCCAGATGTGTTTCTCTAGGCTTAGTCAAGGCTGAGCAGTGGCAGAAGGCTTTCGGATGA
- a CDS encoding Cobyric acid synthase, translating into MKAESLAILGTGSDVGKSVLTAGICRLLSRIGVHVAPFKAQNMSLNSFVTPEGGEIGRAQALQATACGIPPHVDMNPILLKPESDSCSQVVVLGRAFAKQEASAYFDGRRILWSIVEDSYARLANQYEMMVIEGAGSAAEVNLRKQDLVNWPIVKMADAHVLLVADIDRGGVFAQILGTLDLLEPEERDRVCGVVVNKFRGDAELFTDGVRFLESRSGVPVLGVIPYLRDLMLDQEDSLGHVIHQGARFASDRVNIAVILLPHMSNFTDFNILSAEEDVALKYARTPAMLSDADIVIIPGSKSSVADLSYLREKGFVPLLEKHLQHEREMIGICGGYQMLGRMIVDPDHVEQGGISSGLGYLNIETTLLGSKYTRQVEARPTGEFMRESTPVRGYEVHMGVTRRMNERPCFTICGQTAQGQNVQSPTTMSEQGYDGAVRSDGLVWGTYIHGVFDESEFRRDWLNRARRRKRLSPLPGLVSRATSARLQNELDRWADHVAHHLDTAQLFKNFRSLKPR; encoded by the coding sequence ATGAAGGCCGAATCGCTTGCCATTCTGGGAACAGGCTCTGATGTAGGGAAGAGTGTGCTGACAGCCGGGATTTGCCGCTTGCTGTCGCGGATCGGTGTTCATGTGGCTCCCTTCAAGGCGCAGAATATGTCCCTAAATTCGTTCGTGACTCCCGAAGGGGGAGAAATCGGGCGAGCTCAAGCGTTACAAGCGACTGCATGTGGGATCCCACCCCATGTCGATATGAATCCGATCCTGCTCAAGCCAGAATCTGATAGTTGTTCCCAAGTAGTCGTTCTTGGCAGGGCGTTCGCCAAGCAAGAGGCATCAGCGTATTTCGATGGTCGACGAATACTCTGGTCTATCGTGGAAGACAGCTACGCGCGCTTGGCGAATCAGTACGAGATGATGGTGATTGAAGGGGCGGGCAGCGCGGCGGAGGTGAATCTCAGGAAGCAGGATCTGGTCAATTGGCCGATCGTTAAGATGGCCGATGCCCACGTCTTGTTGGTAGCGGATATCGACCGAGGCGGGGTTTTTGCTCAGATCCTTGGAACGTTGGATTTACTGGAACCGGAGGAGCGCGACAGGGTGTGTGGGGTCGTGGTCAATAAGTTTCGTGGTGATGCCGAGCTGTTTACTGATGGGGTGCGATTCCTTGAATCACGAAGCGGAGTTCCCGTATTGGGGGTGATCCCCTATCTCCGTGATCTCATGCTCGATCAGGAAGACAGCCTTGGTCATGTCATTCACCAGGGGGCACGCTTTGCCTCAGACCGAGTCAATATTGCCGTTATTTTACTGCCGCACATGAGTAACTTCACTGATTTCAACATCCTCTCGGCAGAGGAAGATGTGGCGCTAAAGTACGCAAGGACTCCGGCCATGCTCTCTGATGCCGACATCGTCATCATTCCTGGAAGCAAGAGCAGTGTGGCCGACCTATCCTACCTGCGGGAGAAAGGGTTTGTTCCTCTACTAGAGAAACATCTCCAGCATGAACGAGAAATGATCGGTATCTGCGGTGGCTATCAAATGCTTGGCCGGATGATTGTGGATCCCGACCATGTTGAACAGGGTGGGATCAGTTCAGGATTGGGTTATTTGAATATCGAGACAACCCTTCTGGGTTCCAAGTACACCAGGCAGGTGGAAGCTCGTCCGACCGGTGAGTTTATGCGCGAGAGTACTCCAGTTCGTGGGTATGAAGTTCATATGGGTGTCACACGACGAATGAATGAACGGCCATGCTTCACCATTTGCGGTCAAACGGCACAAGGTCAAAACGTTCAATCTCCGACGACTATGAGTGAGCAGGGTTATGATGGAGCCGTTCGGAGTGATGGTCTTGTGTGGGGAACATACATACACGGGGTATTTGACGAATCCGAATTTCGCCGTGATTGGTTGAATCGTGCTCGCCGGAGGAAAAGACTTTCGCCGCTACCGGGGCTCGTATCCAGGGCGACCAGCGCACGATTACAGAACGAACTTGACCGATGGGCTGATCATGTGGCTCATCATTTAGATACCGCTCAGCTTTTCAAGAATTTCCGATCGCTGAAGCCTCGATGA
- a CDS encoding hypothetical protein (conserved protein of unknown function) — protein MWLVPVMVAAVCCVGMRNNLVHGRGADDTKLTQLRIKLLRTGRLVESEHLLLINDTSKGEKGFTDKFLVSQVLDKFKAKTRIDLSRPQGILYADILLAMLGVVASSCP, from the coding sequence GTGTGGCTGGTGCCAGTCATGGTCGCAGCTGTGTGTTGTGTCGGGATGAGGAACAATTTGGTTCATGGTAGAGGAGCAGATGACACGAAGCTTACGCAATTGCGCATTAAATTGCTGAGAACTGGACGGTTGGTTGAGTCGGAGCATCTGTTGCTCATCAACGATACATCTAAAGGTGAGAAAGGTTTCACCGATAAGTTCTTAGTAAGCCAAGTCCTCGATAAATTTAAGGCAAAGACACGAATAGACCTCTCCCGTCCACAGGGGATTCTGTATGCTGATATTCTCTTGGCTATGCTTGGAGTTGTAGCATCAAGCTGTCCTTGA
- a CDS encoding putative Chemotaxis regulator CheY, translating into MSKIVVIDDSQAELQLIESYLKAAHHTVVTFSSTDKLEEKIVTEQPDLIVMDVVMPGRNGFQACRDLKNDVRFTRIPIVLCTSKGQESDKFWGQQQGANGHIVKPFKSEELLQAVKRALG; encoded by the coding sequence ATGAGTAAGATTGTGGTGATCGATGATTCCCAGGCTGAGCTTCAACTCATCGAGTCATACTTGAAGGCGGCCCACCATACGGTCGTGACGTTCTCAAGCACGGACAAACTCGAAGAGAAGATTGTGACGGAACAGCCTGATCTGATCGTTATGGATGTCGTGATGCCTGGCCGAAATGGGTTTCAAGCCTGCCGCGATTTGAAGAACGATGTCCGTTTCACTCGCATTCCCATCGTCCTCTGCACATCGAAAGGCCAGGAGAGCGATAAGTTTTGGGGGCAACAGCAGGGGGCAAACGGACATATCGTCAAGCCTTTCAAATCTGAAGAATTGCTGCAAGCCGTGAAACGTGCACTTGGTTGA
- a CDS encoding putative Chemotaxis protein CheW (Modular protein), with the protein MELPCDLPQLTSDVETEQTKASGGLRVCLIMIGGEVFAIDLRQVREVFELESITPVPGMPASLVGVANLRGTIVPLADLRQSLGAAVSTIPRYAIVVRHEAHQIGLLIDEVPEIRAIYPEDMLDSSGLSVSGGRPFLSRLVKVEDRVSGMLEIPSLLASVEESATHMNMSESR; encoded by the coding sequence ATGGAATTGCCATGTGATCTACCACAACTTACCTCCGACGTTGAAACTGAACAAACCAAAGCATCAGGTGGTTTGAGAGTGTGCCTCATTATGATAGGAGGGGAAGTCTTCGCCATCGATCTTCGTCAAGTCCGCGAAGTCTTTGAGCTTGAGTCGATAACGCCGGTGCCTGGAATGCCGGCATCGCTGGTAGGCGTGGCCAATCTCCGCGGGACCATCGTCCCGTTGGCAGATTTGAGACAGTCCTTAGGCGCAGCGGTATCCACAATACCTCGATATGCCATCGTGGTGCGGCACGAAGCTCATCAGATCGGTTTGCTGATCGATGAGGTCCCTGAGATTCGAGCGATCTATCCTGAAGATATGTTGGACTCCTCCGGGTTGAGTGTAAGCGGTGGGCGTCCCTTTCTATCAAGACTGGTCAAAGTGGAAGATCGTGTGAGTGGGATGCTGGAGATTCCCTCACTGTTGGCGTCTGTTGAGGAATCAGCCACACATATGAACATGTCGGAGAGTCGGTAA
- a CDS encoding hypothetical protein (conserved membrane protein of unknown function): MPRYSKPTVKPTNSWFQNLKTLPKLILGFSAVSVIMVSVGLVGLMGLHKLKGELQLIYNGSTLALSNVGISSSNLGLYHSALLNVGRHIRKSDFEEALGPLAELKRQTLAPLEVLQSSQLHESSTGRNESKDLAELHQALREYFTATEGVIGVFADSFGSSMTDEQNQDMRAFGQSTLSVEVASKYGTATLRVRELMTTIREVAKELNDSGQAEASYRTNIVFMGGLLALVLAGAIGYFLARNIARNIVHVADVAQQAAAGNLQARARLESDDEVGHMAKAFNSMLDRITSLVSTEEERDTMQKRLVQFLVLVSDVGKGDLTKRGEVTADMFGNLADGFNLMIQRFAQLMKQVRESAERVNRSAGALRENAGQMAGTAKHQADESMRTLGAVEQLAASMRQVAETAEASSDSARQVLKATEDGRVAVQETVQDMQRIRSAVQRMSKQVKALGDRSLEISQIVSTIRDIANQTNLLALNAAIEAAGAGEAGARFAVVADQVRKLAESSTQATREIADLVKVIQSETQHAVVAMEHETQAVEAGSASALRTGDVFKEISTIAERSAELAQSIASAAVNQTASTDQVGRSIKDFTGGAVATQKATDSARATVEDMVKLAESLTASVAQFKLA, encoded by the coding sequence ATGCCAAGGTATAGCAAGCCGACGGTTAAGCCGACGAATTCGTGGTTCCAAAACCTTAAGACTTTGCCCAAGTTGATTCTCGGCTTCTCCGCCGTGAGCGTCATCATGGTCTCTGTCGGCCTGGTCGGTTTAATGGGGCTTCATAAACTCAAAGGTGAGTTGCAACTGATTTACAACGGATCGACCCTGGCACTGTCGAACGTCGGAATTAGTAGTAGTAACTTGGGGCTGTACCATAGTGCGCTTCTGAACGTGGGGAGGCATATTCGCAAAAGCGACTTTGAAGAGGCGCTTGGTCCGCTTGCCGAGCTCAAACGACAGACTCTTGCTCCACTTGAGGTGCTTCAGTCGTCTCAACTCCACGAATCGTCGACGGGACGCAATGAGAGTAAGGATCTTGCGGAGCTTCATCAAGCTTTGCGCGAGTATTTTACAGCGACAGAAGGTGTGATCGGGGTGTTCGCTGATAGTTTTGGCTCTTCAATGACTGATGAGCAGAACCAAGACATGCGTGCTTTTGGGCAGTCCACGTTGTCCGTCGAAGTCGCGAGCAAATATGGAACTGCAACGTTACGGGTGCGGGAGCTCATGACAACGATTCGAGAAGTCGCGAAGGAACTCAATGACAGTGGTCAAGCCGAGGCCTCGTATCGAACGAACATTGTGTTCATGGGAGGCCTGTTGGCTTTGGTTCTGGCCGGTGCGATCGGATACTTTCTTGCACGCAACATCGCTCGGAACATCGTTCATGTGGCCGATGTGGCTCAACAAGCCGCAGCGGGGAATCTTCAAGCTCGAGCTCGGCTGGAGAGCGACGATGAGGTTGGTCATATGGCGAAGGCGTTCAACTCCATGCTTGACAGAATCACAAGTCTCGTGTCGACAGAGGAAGAGCGCGACACGATGCAAAAGCGACTGGTTCAATTTCTCGTGCTCGTGTCCGATGTCGGCAAAGGCGACTTGACCAAACGTGGTGAAGTGACGGCTGACATGTTCGGAAATCTTGCAGACGGGTTCAATCTCATGATTCAACGATTCGCCCAACTGATGAAGCAGGTGAGGGAATCGGCGGAACGCGTGAACCGCTCTGCCGGTGCGTTGCGAGAGAATGCCGGGCAGATGGCGGGAACTGCGAAGCACCAAGCAGATGAGTCGATGAGGACGCTCGGTGCGGTTGAACAACTGGCCGCCTCGATGAGACAGGTCGCTGAAACTGCAGAAGCCTCATCGGATTCCGCGCGGCAGGTCTTGAAAGCGACAGAAGACGGTCGAGTCGCAGTACAGGAAACCGTGCAAGACATGCAGCGCATTCGATCCGCCGTTCAACGGATGTCGAAGCAGGTCAAAGCGCTTGGCGACCGCTCACTGGAGATCTCGCAGATCGTCTCAACCATTCGTGACATCGCCAACCAGACCAATCTTCTCGCGTTAAATGCGGCAATTGAAGCCGCCGGTGCAGGCGAAGCCGGCGCACGATTTGCCGTCGTCGCTGATCAGGTCCGCAAGCTTGCAGAGAGTTCGACCCAAGCGACGCGAGAGATCGCCGATCTGGTCAAGGTCATTCAGAGTGAGACACAACACGCGGTTGTCGCAATGGAGCATGAAACCCAGGCGGTGGAAGCGGGGTCGGCTTCAGCGCTTCGTACCGGTGATGTGTTTAAGGAGATTTCGACGATTGCGGAACGGTCTGCGGAGCTTGCTCAAAGCATTGCTTCAGCTGCAGTCAACCAGACCGCATCCACGGATCAAGTCGGCCGCTCAATCAAAGATTTTACCGGTGGTGCCGTGGCGACACAAAAGGCGACAGACTCGGCTCGCGCAACGGTAGAGGACATGGTGAAGCTGGCCGAAAGTCTGACGGCGTCTGTCGCGCAATTCAAGTTGGCCTAA